The Solea solea chromosome 19, fSolSol10.1, whole genome shotgun sequence genome has a window encoding:
- the ckmt2a gene encoding creatine kinase, mitochondrial 2a (sarcomeric) isoform X2, with product MASSFTRLLSGRNTAVLLASLGAGTMATGFLLTENGSLVAEAKKKLYPPSSDFPDLRKHNNCMATALTPAVYARLRDNVTPNNWTLDQCIQTGVDNPGHPFIKTVGCVAGDEESYEVFADLFDPIIKDRHNGYDPKTMIHPTDLDSSKITGGVFDDNYVLSSRVRTGRSIRGLSLPPACSRAERREVERVVVTALAGLKGDLAGHYYSLGDMTDHEQQQLIDDHFLFDKPVSPLLTSAFMARDWPDSRGIWHNNEKSFLIWVNEEDHTRVISMEKGGNMKRVFDRFCRGLKQVEHLIQERGWEFMWNKHLGYILTCPSNLGTGLRAGVHVRLPRLSMDPRFSKILDNLRLQKRGTGGVDTAATGDTFDISNNDRLGKSEVELVQLVIDGVNCLIECEKRLEKGQDIKIPAPIAQFRK from the exons ATGGCGAGCTCTTTCACACGTTTGCTCTCTGGCCGTAACACGGCCGTGCTATTGGCCAGCCTGGGTGCGGGAACCATGGCAACCGGCTTCTTGTTGACTGAAAATGGCTCCCTGGTTGCTGAGGCGAAGAAGAAGCTTTATCCTCCCAG CTCTGACTTCCCCGACCTGAGGAAACACAACAACTGCATGGCCACCGCTCTGACTCCAGCCGTTTATGCCAGACTGAGGGACAACGTCACCCCCAACAACTGGACCCTGGACCAGTGCATCCAAACTGGAGTGGACAACCCTGGCCACCCTTTCATCAAGACGGTGGGCTGTGTGGCTGGAGATGAGGAGAGCTATGAG GTGTTTGCCGACCTCTTTGACCCCATCATCAAAGACAGGCACAACGGCTACGACCCCAAAACCATGATTCACCCCACTGACCTGGATTCCTCCAAG ATCACCGGCGGCGTGTTCGACGACAACTATGTCCTTTCGTCGCGTGTGCGGACTGGCCGTAGTATCCGTGGGCTGAGCCTCCCCCCCGCCTGCTCCAGGGCCGAGCGTCGCGAGGTGGAGAGGGTGGTAGTTACGGCCCTGGCTGGTCTGAAGGGCGACCTGGCTGGACATTATTACAGCCTGGGGGACATGACTGaccacgagcagcagcagctcattgaC gatcacttcctgtttgacaaGCCTGTGTCTCCGCTGCTCACCTCGGCCTTCATGGCCCGAGACTGGCCTGATTCCAGAGGGATCTG gcACAACAATGAGAAGAGCTTTCTGATCTGGGTGAATGAGGAGGACCACACCAGAGTCATCTCCATGGAGAAGGGAGGCAACATGAAGAGAGTGTTTGACAGATTctgcaggggtctcaaacaG GTGGAGCATCTGATCCAGGAGAGAGGCTGGGAATTCATGTGGAACAAGCATCTCGGCTACATCCTCACATGTCCCTCCAACCTGGGCACTGGTCTCAGGGCTGGTGTGCACGTACGCCTGCCAAGGCTCAgcatg GATCCACGCTTCTCAAAAATCCTGGACAATCTGCGGCTGCAGAAAAGAGGCACAGGAGGAGTGGATACGGCTGCTACCGGAGACACCTTTGACATATCCAACAACGACCGTCTGGGCAAATCTGAG GTGGAACTGGTCCAGCTGGTCATCGATGGCGTGAACTGCCTGATTGAGTGTGAGAAGAGGCTGGAGAAGGGCCAGGACATCAAAATCCCAGCTCCCATTGCtcaatttagaaaataa
- the ckmt2a gene encoding creatine kinase, mitochondrial 2a (sarcomeric) isoform X3: MASSFTRLLSGRNTAVLLASLGAGTMATGFLLTENGSLVAEAKKKLYPPSSDFPDLRKHNNCMATALTPAVYARLRDNVTPNNWTLDQCIQTGVDNPGHPFIKTVGCVAGDEESYEVFADLFDPIIKDRHNGYDPKTMIHPTDLDSSKVSTPSQPLPHPLCSHTCKTLSFSSFSSSLFQITGGVFDDNYVLSSRVRTGRSIRGLSLPPACSRAERREVERVVVTALAGLKGDLAGHYYSLGDMTDHEQQQLIDDHFLFDKPVSPLLTCAFMARDWPDARGIWHNNEKSFLIWVNEEDHTRVISMEKGGNMKRVFDRFCRGLKQVEHLIQERGWEFMWNKHLGYILTCPSNLGTGLRAGVHVRLPRLSMDPRFSKILDNLRLQKRGTGGVDTAATGDTFDISNNDRLGKSEVELVQLVIDGVNCLIECEKRLEKGQDIKIPAPIAQFRK, encoded by the exons ATGGCGAGCTCTTTCACACGTTTGCTCTCTGGCCGTAACACGGCCGTGCTATTGGCCAGCCTGGGTGCGGGAACCATGGCAACCGGCTTCTTGTTGACTGAAAATGGCTCCCTGGTTGCTGAGGCGAAGAAGAAGCTTTATCCTCCCAG CTCTGACTTCCCCGACCTGAGGAAACACAACAACTGCATGGCCACCGCTCTGACTCCAGCCGTTTATGCCAGACTGAGGGACAACGTCACCCCCAACAACTGGACCCTGGACCAGTGCATCCAAACTGGAGTGGACAACCCTGGCCACCCTTTCATCAAGACGGTGGGCTGTGTGGCTGGAGATGAGGAGAGCTATGAG GTGTTTGCCGACCTCTTTGACCCCATCATCAAAGACAGGCACAACGGCTACGACCCCAAAACCATGATTCACCCCACTGACCTGGATTCCTCCAAGGTGTCCACACCGTCACAGCCCCTCCCACACCCACTCTGCTCCCACACCTGCAAAACTCTTtccttttcatcattttcttcatctttATTCCAGATCACCGGCGGCGTGTTCGACGACAACTATGTCCTTTCGTCGCGTGTGCGGACTGGCCGTAGTATCCGTGGGCTGAGCCTCCCCCCCGCCTGCTCCAGGGCCGAGCGTCGCGAGGTGGAGAGGGTGGTAGTTACGGCCCTGGCTGGTCTGAAGGGCGACCTGGCTGGACATTATTACAGCCTGGGGGACATGACTGaccacgagcagcagcagctcattgaC gaccacttcctgtttgacaaaCCTGTCTCTCCATTGTTGACATGTGCCTTTATGGCCAGAGACTGGCCAGACGCCAGGGGCATCTG gcACAACAATGAGAAGAGCTTTCTGATCTGGGTGAATGAGGAGGACCACACCAGAGTCATCTCCATGGAGAAGGGAGGCAACATGAAGAGAGTGTTTGACAGATTctgcaggggtctcaaacaG GTGGAGCATCTGATCCAGGAGAGAGGCTGGGAATTCATGTGGAACAAGCATCTCGGCTACATCCTCACATGTCCCTCCAACCTGGGCACTGGTCTCAGGGCTGGTGTGCACGTACGCCTGCCAAGGCTCAgcatg GATCCACGCTTCTCAAAAATCCTGGACAATCTGCGGCTGCAGAAAAGAGGCACAGGAGGAGTGGATACGGCTGCTACCGGAGACACCTTTGACATATCCAACAACGACCGTCTGGGCAAATCTGAG GTGGAACTGGTCCAGCTGGTCATCGATGGCGTGAACTGCCTGATTGAGTGTGAGAAGAGGCTGGAGAAGGGCCAGGACATCAAAATCCCAGCTCCCATTGCtcaatttagaaaataa
- the ckmt2a gene encoding creatine kinase, mitochondrial 2a (sarcomeric) isoform X1, with the protein MASSFTRLLSGRNTAVLLASLGAGTMATGFLLTENGSLVAEAKKKLYPPSSDFPDLRKHNNCMATALTPAVYARLRDNVTPNNWTLDQCIQTGVDNPGHPFIKTVGCVAGDEESYEVFADLFDPIIKDRHNGYDPKTMIHPTDLDSSKITGGVFDDNYVLSSRVRTGRSIRGLSLPPACSRAERREVERVVVTALAGLKGDLAGHYYSLGDMTDHEQQQLIDDHFLFDKPVSPLLTCAFMARDWPDARGIWHNNEKSFLIWVNEEDHTRVISMEKGGNMKRVFDRFCRGLKQVEHLIQERGWEFMWNKHLGYILTCPSNLGTGLRAGVHVRLPRLSMDPRFSKILDNLRLQKRGTGGVDTAATGDTFDISNNDRLGKSEVELVQLVIDGVNCLIECEKRLEKGQDIKIPAPIAQFRK; encoded by the exons ATGGCGAGCTCTTTCACACGTTTGCTCTCTGGCCGTAACACGGCCGTGCTATTGGCCAGCCTGGGTGCGGGAACCATGGCAACCGGCTTCTTGTTGACTGAAAATGGCTCCCTGGTTGCTGAGGCGAAGAAGAAGCTTTATCCTCCCAG CTCTGACTTCCCCGACCTGAGGAAACACAACAACTGCATGGCCACCGCTCTGACTCCAGCCGTTTATGCCAGACTGAGGGACAACGTCACCCCCAACAACTGGACCCTGGACCAGTGCATCCAAACTGGAGTGGACAACCCTGGCCACCCTTTCATCAAGACGGTGGGCTGTGTGGCTGGAGATGAGGAGAGCTATGAG GTGTTTGCCGACCTCTTTGACCCCATCATCAAAGACAGGCACAACGGCTACGACCCCAAAACCATGATTCACCCCACTGACCTGGATTCCTCCAAG ATCACCGGCGGCGTGTTCGACGACAACTATGTCCTTTCGTCGCGTGTGCGGACTGGCCGTAGTATCCGTGGGCTGAGCCTCCCCCCCGCCTGCTCCAGGGCCGAGCGTCGCGAGGTGGAGAGGGTGGTAGTTACGGCCCTGGCTGGTCTGAAGGGCGACCTGGCTGGACATTATTACAGCCTGGGGGACATGACTGaccacgagcagcagcagctcattgaC gaccacttcctgtttgacaaaCCTGTCTCTCCATTGTTGACATGTGCCTTTATGGCCAGAGACTGGCCAGACGCCAGGGGCATCTG gcACAACAATGAGAAGAGCTTTCTGATCTGGGTGAATGAGGAGGACCACACCAGAGTCATCTCCATGGAGAAGGGAGGCAACATGAAGAGAGTGTTTGACAGATTctgcaggggtctcaaacaG GTGGAGCATCTGATCCAGGAGAGAGGCTGGGAATTCATGTGGAACAAGCATCTCGGCTACATCCTCACATGTCCCTCCAACCTGGGCACTGGTCTCAGGGCTGGTGTGCACGTACGCCTGCCAAGGCTCAgcatg GATCCACGCTTCTCAAAAATCCTGGACAATCTGCGGCTGCAGAAAAGAGGCACAGGAGGAGTGGATACGGCTGCTACCGGAGACACCTTTGACATATCCAACAACGACCGTCTGGGCAAATCTGAG GTGGAACTGGTCCAGCTGGTCATCGATGGCGTGAACTGCCTGATTGAGTGTGAGAAGAGGCTGGAGAAGGGCCAGGACATCAAAATCCCAGCTCCCATTGCtcaatttagaaaataa